The Campylobacter sp. CNRCH_2014_0184h region ATGCCTCATCCTGAAGGTTATAGAAAAGCTCTAAGAGTGGCAAAAATGGCTGAAAAATTTGACATACCGGTGTTATTTTTGGTAGATACCCCGGGTGCTTACCCAGGAGTGGGTGCTGAAGAGCGTGGTCAAAGTGAAGCTATAGCTAGAAATTTATATGAGTTAAGCGCTCTTAAAACAATCACTATAGCAGTGGTTATAGGCGAAGGTGGAAGTGGTGGTGCTTTGGCTATAGGAGTAGCTGATAAACTTGCTATGATGAAAAATTCAGTTTTTTCTGTGATTTCACCTGAGGGTTGTGCTGCTATTTTATGGAATGATCCATCAAAAAGTGAAGCTGCTACTAAGGCGATGAAAGTAACTGCTGATGATTTAAAAACTCAAGGTTTGATTGATGATGTTATCGAAGAGCCAATGAGTGGAGCTCATAGAGATAAAGAAAATGCGATTAAAAATTTAAGTGATTATGTCTTAAAAGCTATAGAAGAATTAGAACAATACGATAAACGCGAATTAGCTGCATTAAGAATGCAAAAAATCTTTAAATTTGGAGCTTTTGCTGAATGATTTGCATTTTTATGCAAATTTCAACTTTTTTTAAAAAAACTATTGTATAATTACAACTTCAATTCAGTGGTTGGATAGCTCAGTCGGTAGAGCAGCAGACTGAAAATCTGCGTGTCGGCAGTTCGATTCTGCCTCTAACCACCATTTTATTCTTTATTATAAAATTCATCTAACTCTTGAAGTTCATTTTCGTTAAATCCTGCTTGTATTCTAGCTGTTTTATTATATACTTTTCCTAAAAGACTAAATTCTTTATATTTAGCACAAAGATCAATATAATTATCATTTTCGTTTTTTGCATAATTCCACCAAAAATCCCCTTTATTTACATGTTTAATCTCATCATTTAGTATAATAGTAAAAATTTCGTCAAATAAGCTTTTTATAGGATGATTAGTTGTGTTTAATTTTTCTAAAACAAAAGGATTAGCATCGAGTCCTTTTGCTTCAAGTCCTCTATGAACTATGCCCATTCTGTGAGCAAGATTATCTTTGGTTAAAAACAAGGCTTTTTCAAGATTATCATGAGCATGGAAATCTCCATATTTAAAACCAAGTTCATTTAAAGTTTTTTCTAAAAGTAAAAAATGCTTAATTTCCTCATCTGCTACTTCAAGCCAATCTTGATAAAATTTCAATGGCAAGTTTTTAAATCTATAACTAGCATCTAAAGCCAAATTTATAGCACTATATTCTATATGCGCAACTGAATGTAAGATTTTAGCTAAAGATAAAGTGCTATTTGCCTCTTTTGGACGTCTTATTTTCATAGGATGAAGGATTTTAACTTGTGAGTTTTCACAAATGATCGCTTTATGGGAATGATTAAAATAATACAAATTAGTTTTAAAATTTTCATAAAATTCATTAAATAATTCAATCTTTTTAAAAATATCTTTATGATATAAAATTTTTTCTAATTCCCCAAAGAAATTTCTTTTCATTTTTAAACCTTGTTAAATATTATATAAGATAAAAAAGTATAATATAAAAATTTTGAAAATTTAAAAAGGTTTGCTAAAAATATGTTTAATGTCATACATGCTCTTTTTTTTAGAGAGTTAAAGACAAGATTTGGTATTAATAAATATTTGGGCTATTTTTGGGTGATCGGTGAGCCTATGATGGTGGTTTTGGTAATCACTTCTATTATAGCAGCTATAAGAGAATTTCATCATCAAATCATGCCCGAGGGTGTTTCTATTTTTTTATTTTTAGCAGTAGGGATTATACCTTTTTTTATGTTTAGAAGTATTATTACTCAGCTTTTGAATGGTATAGGTGCAAATTTGGCGCTATATGCCTACAAACCAGTAAGACCTATACATGTTTTTATTGCAAGAGCACTGCTTGAGTTTTGCATTTATTTTACTATTTTTATTTGTGTGATGTTTTTAGCTGGATGGTTTTTGCATATGCAAGTTATACCTAAGCATTTTTTAGAAGTGATGTTTTCGATTTTTTTGCTTGTGGTGTTTGGCTTTGCTATGGGAATGTGTTTTGCTATAGTAGGACATTTTGCAGAACCTTTAAAAATGGCATTAGGTTATTTAAATGCTATTTTATATTGGACTTCTCTAGTAGTGCTTCCTGTGTGGATAGCCCCAAAACCTATTTTAGACATTTTATATTATAATCCACTTTTGCATATCATGGAGCTTTTAAAATATAATTTTTTTCAAAATTATCCGTTGCTTGATGATTATAATTACTACTATCCTATTGCATGTTTGAGTGTGATTTTGTTTTTGGGTTTATTTTTTTATTATTTTACTAGAGAAAAGTTGATAGCGGCACGATGATAAAATTAGTTAATTTAACCAAATCTTTTCCTTTGCGTAATGGTGGAAGGCATTATGTTTTTAAAAACTTAAGCTTTGAATTCCCTGAAAATTGCAGTATAGGCTTAATGGGACGCAATGGTGCTGGAAAATCAACCTTAATGAAACTTTTAAGCGGTTCCTTGCTTCCTGATAGAGGTAAGATTATAACCAATAAAAAACTCTCTTGGCCTCTAGGCTTAGCAGGTGCATTTCAACATAGACTTTCAGCAAGGGACAATGCGCGCTTTGTGGCTAGAGTATATGGTTATAAAGGAAAGGCTTTAGAAGAAAAGATTAAATTTGTGGAAGATTTTGCTGAGCTGGGTAAATTTTTTGATGAGCCTATGAATACTTACTCAGCAGGTATGAGTGCTAGGATATCTTTTGGTTTAAGCATGGCATTTGATTTTGATTATTATTTAATTGATGAAGCAGGTGCTGTGGGGGATCCTAAATTTAAAGAGAAGAGCTCTAAAGTCTATAAAGAAAAACTAAGCCAGTCAAAAGTTATCATGGTTTCGCATAATGTAGCTGAAATTAAACAATGGTGTGATAAAATTATATTCATGCAAGATGGACAAGCTACTATATATGATGATGTAGATGAGGGTATAGCGGTGTATCAAGGAAAAATAAATGCAAAATGATTTATTGAAAAAGTTTAAAAAATTAGAAATATTTAATTCTTTTAAAATAGTGTTGATTTTAACAGCATTTGTTGTATTTTATTATGTTTTTATAGCAGCAAGTCGCTATGTGAGTGAAAGTGTTTTAAGCGTGAAATCAACTACATCAGACAGCAGTGCGGCAGTGAGCGGATTAGCTGCATTGTTAACAAATAATTCTTTTTCTACAGAAGATATAACTTTTTTAAAATCTTACATCCATTCTTTAGATATGCTAAATATCTTAGAAGAAAAAATTCAAATTCGTGAGTTATATCAAAAACAAAAACTTGATTTTTTTTACAGTATTTCCCCATCAGCTGACCAAGAAGAGTTTTTAAAGTATTATCAAAACCGTGTTAAGATTATTCAAGAAAACTCAGCTAATGGGCTTTTGCGTGTAGAAGTTGAAGGTTTTGACCCACAAAGTGCACATTTAATAGCTTCAACTATAGTTAAAGAAAGTGAAAAATTTATCAATGAAATTTCACACAAAGCTGCAAGAGATCAAATGCAATTTGCTGAAGAAGAGCTTTTACAGTTTAAAAAAAGATATCAAAATGCTAAAGATGAGCTTTTAGCTTTTCAAAATAAATACGGAGTATTTGATCCACTTAAGCAAGCAGAAGGCACTCTAAAACTCATAGCCGAACTTGAATCAAAAATAGCAGCCAAAGAAGCTGAGCTTTTGATGATGCAAAGTTACATAAATGATAATGCACCGCAAATTGTCACTATAAAAAGTGAAATCACAGCTTTAAAAAAACAACTTCAAAAAGAAAAATCTAAGGTTTCATCGCCAAAATCCTCTCAAAAGCTTAACGATCTTGCAGCTAAATTTCAAGATCTAACCATAGAAGCAGGTTTTGCAGAAAGTGCTTATACAGCTGCATTAAAAGCATATGAGAGTGCTAGGATAGAGGCTTTAAGAAAGATAAAACAAGTGGTTATAGTACAAAGTCCAAGTTTGCCTCAAAGTGCTAAATATCCAGAAGCTTTGTATAATATATTCACAGCTTTTATGATTTTATCTTTGATTTATGGAATTGTTAAATTTATTAAAATGATTATAGAGGAGCATAGATACTAA contains the following coding sequences:
- a CDS encoding acetyl-CoA carboxylase carboxyltransferase subunit alpha — encoded protein: MASYLDFEKNIQQIDEDLANAKIKGDDEAVKILEKNLEKETQKVYKNLSDYQRLQLARHPDRPYALDYIQAILSDAYEIHGDRAFRDDPAIVCYAGYIGGKKVIVIGEQKGRGTKDKLHRNFGMPHPEGYRKALRVAKMAEKFDIPVLFLVDTPGAYPGVGAEERGQSEAIARNLYELSALKTITIAVVIGEGGSGGALAIGVADKLAMMKNSVFSVISPEGCAAILWNDPSKSEAATKAMKVTADDLKTQGLIDDVIEEPMSGAHRDKENAIKNLSDYVLKAIEELEQYDKRELAALRMQKIFKFGAFAE
- a CDS encoding ferritin-like domain-containing protein produces the protein MKRNFFGELEKILYHKDIFKKIELFNEFYENFKTNLYYFNHSHKAIICENSQVKILHPMKIRRPKEANSTLSLAKILHSVAHIEYSAINLALDASYRFKNLPLKFYQDWLEVADEEIKHFLLLEKTLNELGFKYGDFHAHDNLEKALFLTKDNLAHRMGIVHRGLEAKGLDANPFVLEKLNTTNHPIKSLFDEIFTIILNDEIKHVNKGDFWWNYAKNENDNYIDLCAKYKEFSLLGKVYNKTARIQAGFNENELQELDEFYNKE
- a CDS encoding ABC transporter permease, coding for MFNVIHALFFRELKTRFGINKYLGYFWVIGEPMMVVLVITSIIAAIREFHHQIMPEGVSIFLFLAVGIIPFFMFRSIITQLLNGIGANLALYAYKPVRPIHVFIARALLEFCIYFTIFICVMFLAGWFLHMQVIPKHFLEVMFSIFLLVVFGFAMGMCFAIVGHFAEPLKMALGYLNAILYWTSLVVLPVWIAPKPILDILYYNPLLHIMELLKYNFFQNYPLLDDYNYYYPIACLSVILFLGLFFYYFTREKLIAAR
- a CDS encoding ABC transporter ATP-binding protein, with the translated sequence MIKLVNLTKSFPLRNGGRHYVFKNLSFEFPENCSIGLMGRNGAGKSTLMKLLSGSLLPDRGKIITNKKLSWPLGLAGAFQHRLSARDNARFVARVYGYKGKALEEKIKFVEDFAELGKFFDEPMNTYSAGMSARISFGLSMAFDFDYYLIDEAGAVGDPKFKEKSSKVYKEKLSQSKVIMVSHNVAEIKQWCDKIIFMQDGQATIYDDVDEGIAVYQGKINAK
- a CDS encoding capsule biosynthesis protein codes for the protein MQNDLLKKFKKLEIFNSFKIVLILTAFVVFYYVFIAASRYVSESVLSVKSTTSDSSAAVSGLAALLTNNSFSTEDITFLKSYIHSLDMLNILEEKIQIRELYQKQKLDFFYSISPSADQEEFLKYYQNRVKIIQENSANGLLRVEVEGFDPQSAHLIASTIVKESEKFINEISHKAARDQMQFAEEELLQFKKRYQNAKDELLAFQNKYGVFDPLKQAEGTLKLIAELESKIAAKEAELLMMQSYINDNAPQIVTIKSEITALKKQLQKEKSKVSSPKSSQKLNDLAAKFQDLTIEAGFAESAYTAALKAYESARIEALRKIKQVVIVQSPSLPQSAKYPEALYNIFTAFMILSLIYGIVKFIKMIIEEHRY